The DNA window GTGAGTAACTGGGGTCTCGCCCAATCCTGTGAATGTCGTGTGTTGGGTGGAAGCACCAGAATTGGCAAATGTGTgcctcttttttttgtttttcagcgtTCTCTACACGGCTCTTCTCCGTGCTGAGATTTGAAAGTGTTATCCATGAGTTTGACCCGTAAGTTGTTCACTCTGTTCTCCTACACTTACTGTTAAAATGTAAACGGATAATTCTGTAGTAACCTGGAGCCTGTATCATGAAGATTTGTTGGCTGGTTAGTTAGATAACTTGTCGGTTTTAAGGTAAATTTGACAAGTTATCTTGCTAACCTaaaaaatccagctttgtgatacagtcCCTCTGTATGAAAGTAGGGCTGTGGCACCGCGGCTGACGATGGTCTAAAGCATTTTTTGTGCTCTTATTGTTTAGGTACTTCAATTACCGTACCACCCGTTTCTTGGCGGAAGAGGGTTTCTACAAGTTCCATAACTGGTTTGACGATCGAGCTTGGTACCCTCTGGGGAGGATCATTGGTGGTACGATTTACCCAGGTGAGGATGCTGCATTGCTCTAGATTCAGCCGAGTACGTCATTGATGAGAAGGATGTGGAGTTCAGCTGCTTTTTCTGTGCCATTGAAGCATCTTCCCATGAAGTGTTCTCAAGAGTCACTGTAGTGAatctgattttctcaaaatgACAGATAAAATTGGTGCTGAAAAACATCTGTGGCCCGTCTTATAGTACATTTAGGATATCTGTGGAGGGAAATTGTCCTGCCCCATATGGCTGTGCAGACGTTTGGAACGCAAATATATGGGATATAGTGGTGATTgactctctgctgccccctaggCCTGATGATTACCTCTGCAGCACTCTACCACGTCCTGCACTTCTTCCACATCACCATCGACATCCGCAACGTCTGCGTGTTCCTGGCGCCGCTCTTCTCCTCCTTCACTGCCATTGTGACGTATCACCTCACGAAGGAGCTGAAGGTGAGCTGGGGAGCCGGCTGGGGGAGCATCCTGTGCAATGTTCTGCCTTGTGTTTCAATATGGTAAAAAGGCCTATATGAGACATCTGAGCTCCAGTAGTATAAGGGAATGTGTTTAAGGGAATGAGGTCCTGTTGTATCTTGGACCGTAATACTTTATTTGTGGCAATTATATTTCTGGCTTCACAAGTAACTACTTCCAAAAGGTTAGTACAAGCTAACCGCTGCTAAGTCAATCAGACCTTTCCTCAGTTGAGACCCAGGAATTGTGGAAGAATGGATCATGTGCTGGTTCCCATACAGCTGTTTCACTGTTTATCTAACCAAGCTTGTGCTCCTCTGCTGACCAGGATGCAGGTGCTGGACTCCTAGCAGCAGCCATGATTGCCGTAGTTCCTGGTTACATTTCGCGTTCTGTGGCCGGCTCCTATGATAATGAAGGTACGTGCATAACTTCCCCAACCAGAATGCTCTTCAACCTGAAGGTCATGCTATGCACCGAATCTCACTTTGTTTCCTTCGTCCTCTCCCCTCTCTGCAGGCATCGCCATTTTCTGCATGCTGCTCACCTATTACATGTGGATCAAGGCAGTGAAGACTGGCTCCATCTACTGGTCGTCCATGTGTGCTCTGGCGTACTTCTACATGGTGAGCGGCGagctgccgtgtgtgtgtgtgctggggctactctaaaaaaacaaaataaccgGCACAAGATGAAACTGCACATGCAGACTTATTTCTCAGTGTATGTGGAAATGGACGTTGTACTGGAACACAAGTTACATGGGAACTAGTCATATCCACAACTCCCACCTTGGTTCTAGGAATGTTTGAGTGCATAATTTCTGTAGAGGGTCGTCGCTGTTGTCCACAGCGCCCCCGTGTGTTAAATGATGTGCCGTCTTTTCCAGGTGTCCTCATGGGGGGGCTACGTGTTCCTGATCAACCTGATTCCCCTTCACGTTCTAGTGCTGATGCTCACAGGCCGCTTCTCCCATCGCATCTACGTGGCCTACTGCACCGTCTACTGCCTGGGCACCATCCTTTCCATGCAGATCTCCTTTGTAGGCTTCCAGGCAAGTCCTGGCCACTCGCTCCTCCCTATCTGTCAGTCCGACTCTGCCGGAAGttggcacgcacacacatgggCGTGGTGCCACACTCTGGCATGTAACCAAGGTGTGTCTTGTGGTCGTTTGTAAACTGTGTAAGCTGATTAATTTAGCCAGAATAGCTAGACTGGATCACTTTTTTCCACCTGTGTTGAAGACTGTGGAACCCTGTCGGTCCTGTTCCTCAGCTTCAGCTTTCATAACCGTGTTTTTTTCGAGCGTCCGTTCTTGCTGAAGTCATGAAGTTCCACTTTCTGTGTTCCTCCTCGTTCTGAAGGCTACAACCAGTGTCATTTTGGATAACATTTATTGGTGCATGTTAGTAAAAAAGTACCATCATGAATtgtttttacacatttttatttggAAAGGCCTTGCAGAATCATTCATGAGGTCCGGAGACTGTAGAACCCTGGccacggtttttttttttacttttttttttacaatacaCGCCCCCTGCTTGTGGCCATATAGACACGTCTTGGACTGTTAAACGATGGCCAAGAGCCTTTCCCGTGTGGTGTGGTGTCCTGCCCAGTCAGAGGAGAATAAACATGCATTCAGCCCTGTGCAGGGGGCAGGTTAATGAACAGGTTGTCCCATCACCTGGTTTGACCCAGTAATGCAGAGAGGTATACAAACGCAGCATTGTTTGTGACCtgctgatcttttttttttgtgttttaccCTTCCCTCACTTCTTGGCCTCCAGGCTAAAATAGAGAGAAATACTGAAGAGATGAACTAAGGTCCCCAATAGCGGTTTTACCTCCCATTAGCCTCACCgcctgttaccccccccccccccccccctgcagcctGTACAGTCCTCGGAGCACATGGCCGCCTTCGGGGTCTTCGGCCTGTGCCAGATCCACGCGTTCGTCGACTATCTCCGCAGCAAGCTCAACACTCAGCAGTTTGAGATTCTCTTCAAGAGTGTCATCTCCCTGGTTGGGTTTGGGCTGCTCTCCATCGGTGCAGTGCTCATGCTAACCGGTAGGTAGAGCTGGTTCTGGCTATGGAACAGTGATTCCATTAACGAATACAGTTTTTGCTGTCCTTTTCTGACGATCATTCGCATCCAGTTTTGATGCCCTCTCATAGTGTATGAGCTTGCTGGCCTCGCCGTGAGTCCATCTGCCCTGTGGGATGTGCTGTTGGTGTCATTTGTCATATATTATCCCTGACCTTTAACCTTTTATAGATGTTGACATTCAGTTCAAATTATACTGTTGCATTAATTGTCTGGCAGTTATTGCTTTgacataaacattttatttttagttttcccTGGGTTGGAATAATTGAGTTGATCCTTGCTCTGCAGGTAAGATCTCTCCTTGGACTGGGCGTTTTTACTCCTTGCTGGACCCCTCTTACGCTAAGAACAACATCCCCATCATCGCCTCTGTGTCTGAGCACCAGCCCACCACCTGGTCCTCCTACTACTTTGACCTTCAGCTGCTGGTCTTCATGTttccaggtaggagaccttcacCGTGATGGTACAGCTATACCTCTTTATGTTGATGTGTATGCTGATGGCAGTTACGttaaataacccccccccccctacccttCTGATTTAACAGTGGGACTTTACTATTGCTTCAACAATCTATCGGATGCCAGAATTTTCATCATCATGTATGGTGTCACCAGCATGTACTTCTCAGCTGTCATGGTAAACATTTGTTTGGGGGGGTAGGTTCTATTACATTTCTCCTAAGCAGAGTCCAGTGCTCTAAAAGTGGTGCCCCCTGGGGGCCTTTTCTAGGTGCGTCTCATGCTGGTCCTGGCCCCGGTCATGTGCATCCTCTCAGGCATCGGGGTCTCCCAGGTGCTCACCACCTACATGAAGAACCTGGACGTCAGCCGGCCCGATAAGAAGACCAAGAAGCAGCACGACTCCACTTACCCCATTAAGAATGAGGTGAGGCCTCTGGACAACCTAAGCCTGGATGTCCCTTCAGCCAAAAGCAGCTCTCGTTTTTTTTTGGCTTGCTCCCTTGAATTGTGTAGCAGATCTGCATTCATCCAAAGTCTGGACACTTTAAAtaactagtctagcttgtgatTATCAGAATGAGTAGCCCTGGTTGAACTGCATTACTGTTGTACCCATATTTAAGGTAATTTTTAATTAACTTTAATTGCTTTGGATGATGGAACCTGCCAGGTAACAATTTTAAATGTTGAATGATTCGCACTCTGTGCCCAGGTGGCTAGTGGCATGATCCTGGTCATGGCCTTCTTCCTCATCACCTACACCTTCCACTCcacctgggtcaccagtgaggCCTACTCCTCCCCGTCCATCGTCCTCTCTGCCCGTGGAGGAGACGGCAGCCGCATCATCTTCGACGACTTCAGAGAGGCCTATTACTGGCTGAGGCACAATACCCCGGAGGTGAGCGCTGCCTTTGGCCATAGTCCCATTCTTTAATCCAGATTAACAAAGTTCCGCGTTACGTCGATCTCTGCTCGCCGTTCACTCAGACCTACACAGATCTGACCCATTTTCTCAAAATGACTCCTCTTCTCTGCTGTGATCATCTGTGGTCTTCAATAGGATGCCAAGGTGATGTCATGGTGGGATTACGGGTACCAGATTACGGCAATGGCTAATCGGACCATCCTGGTGGACAACAACACATGGAACAACACTCACATTTCTCGAGTGGGCCAGGTATATTCCAGATGAGGATCTTCTGTTAGCAAGGGGGTTGACTTGCTTGAATACTATAGCACCAACGTCTGTGGTCAATGGATATCCCTCTTCTGACAGGCTATGGCTTCCACTGAGGAGAAGGCTTACGAGATCATGCGGGAGCTAGATGTCAGCTATGTCTTGGTGATCTTTGGGGGACTGACGGGATACTCTTCAGATGGTATGTGGTCACAGCCTTATTCGGCGACTCCATGCACACGCTATGGAAATCTTCAACAGATTTAGCAAGTATTTACTTAGGTATTTATCAATCCACGTCACTGCACATAGGGCAAACCTAGCAGCTGAAAGTTTGGACTTGTGACCTTTCAGCATAAGAACCAATAAGCTGCAGGTTCAGCCTTGTTGAGCAAAGGAAATGTCGCAGTAAAAGGTGACCAGCATATGTACCCGAGAGTGACCATTATGATTCCCAGGAATTTTTGGATATAGACGAAAACTCCATTATAAAATTATGTGATGACCTGGTCCATGTCAAACTGCAAGCCAGAAAACGAAAGGCAAACTCTCAGTATTTCAATATTAGATTGCAGaacaaaattcaaaatgttttattgGTAAGTTTGCCAGAAGTACATTGTCATTCATGTTCAGCCACAACCAGTACAAGGGACAACAGGGTACAGTAATTAGATATAAATGAGTGGCATTTATAGACTTAGACTACAGTAAATTAATTTCAACATCAGTCTCTTTCATATTAAGGAAAAATTCTCCCCTGTGTTCTGTCAAACCCATGGATTCTGTGtatgtgtttcttttttaaattcacaCCCCAGACATAAACAAGTTCCTCTGGATGGTGCGAATCGGTGGCAGCACAGACACCGGGAGGCACATCAAGGAGCACGACTACTACACCCCAACCGGGGAGTTCCGCGTGGACCGGGAGGGTTCCCCCgtgctcctgaactgcctgatgTACAAGATGTGCTACTACCGCTTCGGCCAGGTCTACACAGAGGCCAGTAAGTAACTTCTAGAAGCCAGAGCACCCGGATGAAGCCATTATGGGCGCTTTCACATGATAtatatttcccccccccccaagaactgGGACCTTTTGTAGTGTTCTCGGCGCAGGAACTAGGCCCAATCTGTAGCCCCACGGATGCAGTTCCAGAACCCCTTTAGAGTCCCTGCTCCAGACTAGGTTCTTTTCGTTCAAACGCAAACTACCGGGCAGGTCCTTACAGCGATatcttgctgattggttgaccacaagcaccgaCGTTGGTTACACAGAAATGCGGGGAAAAGAGGTTTAAGTAGTGGACCAAAAATTGAGcggatggaattatttttgtacctaaTTTACATTTGATGCAtctcttttttgttgttttttttttgcttgcatctgTTGCTGCACCAGAGAATTCAATGGATCACCTGTATATTTACCATCAGTGCTGGCAGTGAACCTTGCCAGTGCTTATTACCAAGATAACATTACgtcatttttttattctgcGTAGAATGAAAGATCAATCTGCCCCCCTAcccagatttaataagaattaaaaatgttgtaaatgaatgaaatatgaCTGTCCCGTATTGCTTCAGATTGATCGTCCCAGTAACTAAACGCTAACGAAACGACTTGTGCATCCTCCATTGGCAGCGTAATTTTGTATGAAATTACGTGTGAAGTTAAACCTATGAGCTTTTTGCGTCTCCCATGTTTCAGCGTAAAGGTTCCTGTTGCGCGGTGTGAAAGTGCACACTTAACCTATAAAAGTTCCCGGTAGAGAGAGCCCAGGAACTCGCAAACAGGGACCTGTTTCTGGAACTTTGCTGCGAAAGCACCTTATGTATAATAGCTCGTCTTAAGTTCCTCTTCCATTTCCCGATCTGTCGGGAATTTCCAGCCCGAAAGGGAAGTTGCATGCGACGCAGGTGTTTGTCGTCCGCTCTCACGATGTCACTCGTCACCTGTTCTTCCTCTCAGAGCGCCCTCCTGGCTACGACAGGGTGAGGAATGCTGAAATTGGTAACAAGGACTTCGAACTGGACGTGTTGGAGGAGGCCTACACTACGGAACACTGGCTGGTTAGAATATACAAGGTCAGGAGTCCCCTTTCCTCCAGTCTCTGCACCCTACAGTTCAGTTCCTTTGTATTTCTTGATCACTGGGTATGAGTTTGGGCTGACTGCTCTCTGTTTTTCATAGGTGAGAGATCTAGACAACCGGGGACTTTCCCGGACATAAACTCTAGTCTCTCTAAGCACAAAGCACTGAAGGCCTTCCTGCAATCCAGAGATGAGTGCAACTCCTTTTTATACTCTAGTTTTTAATTGCGGAaagagttgttttttttttttttggctttataaaaaaaaatattttgtggtGTCTCATCTGGAATGGAAACGTCCAAACCTGTCACAGGATATCGTCTGCAGGTGTCTGAGGAGCTGATCTCacggcaggggggagggggcaacgGAGTTCTacaaaatgattaaataaaGGGGAAAAATGGGGTGACTTGGTCTCATGTGTCTTTTTCTGCCTGAATGTTTCCAAAATGAAATACAGTGCCCAGGTAGGGGGGAATGTccatgtttttttgttgtttttcttcccAGATTTTGTTCTTCAGCCATCCTACGACTGGTAGAAAAGTAAGTAAAGAATGTGAGGAATACGTAAGAAATATATTTCACATGCACCTCCAGCACTGCTCATTGTACTGCAGGCCACGCATTAGAAAGTGACACGGCTACACACGTGATCAAACCTTTAACGGGAGTTTCTTTTGCGACGCGACTGTCGCGAGGACACGGTCCTTGTCAGCGTAATCAAAGACAACTTTTCAGTACGGAATTAAATGATAAATGAGCATTAAGAAAATCCTGTTGGGTTCCGTAAGTTCACTGCATCAATCGTTCATCAGTCTTTTCTTTTCCGAACCTAAATTAGCCCATCAGTGAATTAGCCATACCtcatttaacaaaaacattcaactgcataaataaagaaaaaaaccatGGGCAGAGAGTTTATGACAAGCACTCAGAGTAAGTGTACATTAATACAAATTGCCTTTTAATGCTAACTACAGGTTATGTTCGTTCCTCTTACAAGGAGTCAGGACATTGTGTTACTACCACTCACAATTATTAGATGGGGAAAATATTTTCTAAGACcaataatcagaaataataaCCCGTTTCGAATGCCCTGGACCACATTTCTATCAATGTAGACAAACGACTTCCGACATTTCCAGTACTAAATCAATCCGTAATAGGCAAAGCCAATATATATGCTTTTAACGTCCGCAAATGACATTTTGATTGAAATTGGCGAGAAGTTCCAGTACAGAAACTTTAGAAATTAAAGGCGGACTTTTCTTAATGAGATGTGCAATGAAATTTTACTGAATGTGTACACAGGCGTGACAAAAGGTTTTTTTTACACGTATTTTTATTGCTATTGCCCacgtttttttctttctaagaGTTGAACCTGTTGTACAATTAGTCAAACGAAATGAGGCTTGAACAGCAGCATCAGACCGCAAATGTGCTTGTAACTACCTCCTTCTAGACCAAACTGGTTTAAGTTACAGGGGCGGTGTTTATTACTCTTAATACTCTTCGCTGGCCAGCTTCTACTTTAGTAGGGAGGTTAGTGCACTTCTGGTGCAACTGCAAAAATCATCATCATGTCAGGCAATATGGGACGACAAAGCAGCTAGTCATTCCAACTAATAAAGAAAAGACTTTAGCGGTGTCACAGGAAAGTTGAACCGCTTTCATCAGGAAGTATCCACCTTTTTCAGGGATAACGTAAGTGttcattttatacattattGAAATATATGATTGATATTTGTCCATAAGTCTGCAATGCCGATTTCCCCTTCTATTCACTGCATTTAGATGGGCAAACTGAATAAACTTAAAACTGAAATTAACTAGAGGCAAGCTCCACAACACAACAAAAGTCGACATAACGTTGGCTATTTTCTGTTTGATTTGTACATCaaacaatatatttataaacGATGGTATTCAACTTGagtaaattattattagtagtagtgcTATTGTTTTGCAAAGTATGTTCGGGGTTAACAGACTGATTTAACTTTTTCATAGAAGTATGAGGTCCGATAAGTTTGTGAATTATCAATGAACCCAAAATTCGTAGCAACGCGACTTTGCGGGGCGCGGATGACTTGTTTGCAGAATAGACGCCATAAATGAAGACGCACGGGGGGCTGGAAACAAACatttgttttgaaaagaagCCATTTCGGCATCCAGATGTTTTAGACGTAGGGTTTTATGTTCGATCTGCTGGAAAAGCGGCATTAACCTGGTTTGCGTTTCACCGGCTCAGGGTCTAAGCatatgcggggggggggggacccgaCATGCCGGTCCCGCTGTCTCAGGGCTGTTAGGTCAGCCGATTTTTCAGGACCGGTCAATGCTTAAGTCCTCACATAGGTTAAACAACAAAAATGGGAGAACCTTGTCAATAAAACGAAGCTGTCGATATGCTTCGCCTGCTTGCATGTTGTTTCCAAGTTAGATTGCAGCTGGTCATCGTAGGCCTAATTTTTTGAGAGGTTGCAGTAAACATTTCAAAAACGTAGTTTTTAATTAAGATGCCGCCCAGTAGGCTACGTCCGGTGTGCATATGGCAGTTACACCTATAATGAGGAGCAGCCCAGCCCTGGTTAAAGCGGCGCGCCGAATAGCTGATCCCGTGAAATGACGTAATGCACCGCGCATCGGACGAGAATGCACCCCCCTTGGCTCATCACTTAGGTGGAATTGTAACGTATGGCtgtgacctttttttttaaaggcccCTAATCCCCTGTTTGTCCATTCACTTTACTTGTTGCACCGGCTTCTCTAGAAGGTTTACATTTTGTCTTAATGGCATAGTCACCATAACTGAGACCCTAGGAACAGGTATGAAAAGGGAACAAATGAAAATCGGTCGGGGAAATtaccacccccccgcccccccttaaATATATGGACCGCTATAGGCCTATTATTAATGAGCCCTGAGTGTAATAGCTACATGTGGTATTACACTAAGGGCTCATTAATAATAGGCCTATAGCGGTCCATCAGCGATCGCCCCCGATTCCTAGCGCATCCGTGCCGGACACATGTCATACAGCCCGACTGTTCAAAGTACAGACTGGAAATGAATTTCAGACCATGACGCCGGTGAATTGAGCTGATTCTGATTTATGCTGCAATAAAATACAAGAGAAGTCGTTTTCCTGGAATAAATACGTCTATAGGCAAGAAGTGCGGGAAGACCAAGGTTAAATGTGATAAAGGTGGAGGTCTTTTTTCTCAGTAAACCTAGGAAACGATTTTAAAAATCTTTCAAAGACTTGAAATCCGGTGGCGTGTCGCCTTTCAGTGCCAGTAGCGATTGATTTCGGGGTTTTAAAGACGCTGCTACCAGATCACAAATTAATGCGGCTGAATGGTGTTCAGGGTGTCTCTCTTTGTGTCCAAAAACTGTTATATTTAGTTTGCATTAACAGAATGCATACACAGCTATAAAACACTCATTGTTGCTAGAAAAAAATGTTACCCCCACTTTTCCCTATTGACACAATTGCTTTAATACCTATTTTTAGTACAGCGGGTTTCTGAGAAACGCAACTATGGCGTTTGGCGGAACATACTGAACTGTACCCAGTTCGTTCATTTAGCTGTCATGCTGCGTCAGGTAAATTACTGCCATTGGAAACTCACCTTGCAGCGTTTTTACCGTATGCAGCAAGACATAAATGTTGCGTTAAAAAGTAATTACTCATGATACTTAAATGTTCATCCATAATAACCGTGCCCCTAAGAATTTATTTGTTGTATTTCTTACAAATTCCATTTTAAGACATATTGTAGGGTTTTGTTAAATGTTTACTCTAACAAATAACTGCATGTATTTGAAGTAGTGATTATATTTGACATTGGAATTGACACAGAGGTTTCCTGATTATTCTTTAGACTTAGAATTTCCCATGCTAAGAATGGCACACTCTGCATTATTGTAAAGATAAGATTACAGGAAGTAGGGTCTGGTGTGGGCTTTTTGTGCTTATTCTGTCTATAAAAATGTCTATGGCCCTTGATACTACAAACATATATGTTCTGTAAgcatataaaacatttaatattgGGCTTAAAAGATCTTACAAGGTGTCAAGGATTTTAAAAAGGGAGTTAATATGAGAATAATATACAGCAGAATATTTTACTTGAGAAATTCCTGCTCTTGATCAAAGGTGCAGCAACAATGCGCCCCCTGATGAACCACTGAGGTACTGCAGCGTTTGTAACCCACTCTACGCTGGTGTGTGGATCTGTAATAGCCGAGGAGGCCTGTCACTCACTGCTGCTACTCTGCATCGGCCGGATGGCCTCCATGGTGTCCGTGAAGATTGAGAAGCGGCCTGCTCCCGATGATGTCATGAGCTTAAATCCCAAAAAACCAAGGTGCACGTTTTTCTCTGTGTAGGCAAGCTATTAACCTTGTAAAAATACTGGGAAAAACACTTGCAAAAAGAACATAAACAAGGTCTTTCCATGTGGGAGTTGTCGTGTGATACTCAGACAAAGAAAATTTGGCGGCCACTGTAATTATTCTAGCACTTAAATACTTCATAGCCTATCCCTTGTTTACATAATACAGTGTATTTTATCTAGAGAAGATGAATTTGATTGTGGAGTTTATGGAATTTCTGGAGTATTCTTACTCATTGTAAAAATTCTCACTCTCTGGCCCCAAGGAAATTGCTTCCTAGTCTGAAGACCAAACGGGCCCCTGAGCTGGTCCTGGTGATCGGGACCGGGGTTAGCTCAGCTGTGGCCCCCCAAGTCCCAGCACTTCGTTCCTGGAAAGGTCTCATCCAGGCCTTGCTGGACGCCGCCAACGACTTCGACCtcctggaggaggaggagagtcgGCGTTTCCAGAAGAGCCTGCAGGAGGACAAGAACCTGGTTCACGTGGCCCATGACCTCATCCAGAAGCTGTCCCCGGTAAGCAATCCCCGCAGAAGATCCCCTTTGTAGAGCATTTTGGCATTGATTATGGTAAAGGAGGAAGGGATCTATGCTCGTACCTACCACTGAGGACACCGAGGTCAAGACCTCAGTATTTTTTCTGCAACTCAAATAACCAAGATTCTTTACAGGACACGACTACTAAGGGCTAACACTTTTGACctctatattttaaaaatcctggCTACGGCCCTGAAGGGAACATACCAAGTTTGAAATTTAGATATAGAGATTTCTTTTTATATCGTAATTTTGTAGGGTAAACTTTCTACAGGCTGACTTGCCAGATCTGCACAAATACAAAATGTATTATCTGAAGAGATGTGTCATAACATAGTAGCCAGTTGATTTTACAACAACATACGAGAACGTTTCCCTACTGGATGACCTCAGATGAAGTCACGAATTTCCTGCCCTAACAATTCTCACAGTATGTCTTGTTCCATATCTTGTTCAG is part of the Paramormyrops kingsleyae isolate MSU_618 chromosome 17, PKINGS_0.4, whole genome shotgun sequence genome and encodes:
- the stt3a gene encoding dolichyl-diphosphooligosaccharide--protein glycosyltransferase subunit STT3A encodes the protein MTKLGFLRLSYEKQDTLLKLLILSMAAILSFSTRLFSVLRFESVIHEFDPYFNYRTTRFLAEEGFYKFHNWFDDRAWYPLGRIIGGTIYPGLMITSAALYHVLHFFHITIDIRNVCVFLAPLFSSFTAIVTYHLTKELKDAGAGLLAAAMIAVVPGYISRSVAGSYDNEGIAIFCMLLTYYMWIKAVKTGSIYWSSMCALAYFYMVSSWGGYVFLINLIPLHVLVLMLTGRFSHRIYVAYCTVYCLGTILSMQISFVGFQPVQSSEHMAAFGVFGLCQIHAFVDYLRSKLNTQQFEILFKSVISLVGFGLLSIGAVLMLTGKISPWTGRFYSLLDPSYAKNNIPIIASVSEHQPTTWSSYYFDLQLLVFMFPVGLYYCFNNLSDARIFIIMYGVTSMYFSAVMVRLMLVLAPVMCILSGIGVSQVLTTYMKNLDVSRPDKKTKKQHDSTYPIKNEVASGMILVMAFFLITYTFHSTWVTSEAYSSPSIVLSARGGDGSRIIFDDFREAYYWLRHNTPEDAKVMSWWDYGYQITAMANRTILVDNNTWNNTHISRVGQAMASTEEKAYEIMRELDVSYVLVIFGGLTGYSSDDINKFLWMVRIGGSTDTGRHIKEHDYYTPTGEFRVDREGSPVLLNCLMYKMCYYRFGQVYTEAKRPPGYDRVRNAEIGNKDFELDVLEEAYTTEHWLVRIYKVRDLDNRGLSRT